Within Wyeomyia smithii strain HCP4-BCI-WySm-NY-G18 chromosome 2, ASM2978416v1, whole genome shotgun sequence, the genomic segment tgattagagGCAAACACTCATTTCTACTGCTTCAATTGAAAACATGTGGTCGTCCTTAAAAGAACGATTTGGTTCATTTTTTACAAAGCTGGAAATTGATCGAATATGGCATCTTTCGTGTTTTCTTCGGAAGTAGAAAGTTTGAATGTTCCACAGAACTCCTCCCTGGGCAATAGTCAAATAAAAGCTTGCTCAATTCTTCATTATTGCGAAGCAGCGTTCCCTACAGATTCAAACACTTCTGCAACAAGATACTCCATTACAGCGGCCAGATTGTCAGTACTCCAGCACCAACGCGCATAATTTCTATTACGCGGCAAACGATGAATTCGACCTGCCGCAAATTAAAGTCCAGAACAAGATAAACGAGACTTTGTCTTACCTTTGACTTTGCTTCCTTCACCACGACCAGACAATGTAACTTGCAAATTCGGTTGAATGAAATAGCGATATGACCAAGGTTGTTAAACGATAACTTATCGTAAACGTCGAtgacgatactgtctgttatcgttatcgacgatgacgctaacgtcttcagacattagCGTCATTGCCAAGGACGATAGCTACTcgacggtatcgaatcaataacgtctGATAAACGAATTCGCAGTTTGATTGACTTTGGTTGCTGTCTTGGATAGCTGCACAAACAAGCAGCATTTGGTCCAATAGAAACGGATCGGTTCGTTGCTATTGCATTACCAAACTTTTGAATTCGTTGCTACTCGAGAATTTTTCCTaacttgtgttgttattttCCAAGAGTAAATAGCAACGCTCGGTGCGGTTATTTTGTTGGTTGTCAAGCCAGCTTTAGCAACCGAAATATAGCCAATGGTGCATTTGCTCTGGCATAACAAAagacgttagtgagctgatagCGTCAGGTAAATATCGTTATCGTcgataacgttaatgtttgaagacgcaatcatcatcgtcaataacgatagcATACGTTATCGGTATCGACGATGACGATCATCGACGATactctatcgtattaacaagcCTGGATGTGACGATGAATAGTAATGTTACCTGTATGATGAAAAAAGCCGTATGATTGTCTTAAATACTTACGGAGACTTATGAAACATGCAGATGACGCGGCGTAGGCGCTAGAATGAGGGAATTCGAAAAAGAGGACGGACTGCgctatattttcccaaattatggaaaaatgcaaaaattactccaattttaaaaccggataagaatccagctgaagtttcaagttatcgaccaatcaatttgctttcttcaataagtaaactgtttgagagaattattcttaacagaaacacaacaacgaaaattcaatttttgtagatgaacagtttggatttcgccatgggcattccacaacttatcaattgctcagagttactaatatgatacgagctaaccaatctgaaggttattccactggagctgctcttttagacatagaaaaagcattcgacagtgtttggcataaaggtttgattgcgaaattgcaaacttttagtttttcaattttcctaatcaaaatttttaaaaattatcttactgatcgaactcttcAGGTTGattattagaattcaaaatcagatagatttcctgtcagagcaggtgtacctcaaggttcagtcttgggtccagtcctgtacaacatattcacttcagatcttcctgatttgcctccaggatgcacaaagtcattgttctgcgatgacacaagcgtttccgtaaaaggaaaaagtcttcgtgtcatatgcagtcgattgcagaaaagtttagatattttttcttcctacttgcaaaagtggaaaatttctcccaatgcttctaaaactcaaatgataatttttccgcataagcctagggcttctttcctcaagccaaactataaccacgttgtcaagatgaatggggttattttaagttggtctgacaaggttaagtacttgggactaatttacgatgaaaaactgattttcaaagagcacattgagagtatacaagccaagtgcgtcaaatatacgagatgttcatATCccctcattaacaggaattctaaactttgtttaaagaacaaacttttgatttacaaacaaatttttagaccagcaatgctttatgctgtaccgatctggtcaagttgctgttcaacaaggaagaaaacgctccaaaggattcagaataaaattctgaaaatgattttgaagcgtcccccttggtttggtacactcgaagtacatagacttactggtgttgaaccattagaagctatgtcaaataaaattattaacaattttcgacaaaaatcgttgcaatcctcaattgctacgataagctctctttatagccaataagttagcaattaagttagttataagttaACTTACTCttctctgacaagtaggtttaaatccctacgaacgataagtcctaattgcgaaagcaaacaaatcctaacaattaaaattacaaatttctaacagtgttgagaagtcaccatttgtgattggacacacatactcattacttactaatatttatcataaatacttaagttactaacaaatcccccccttaaaaaaaggaCGGACTGCGCTGCACATTGTTTATGCGGAAACAGACGAACGTTGAGCATGAAGTAGGTACAGTAGTTTTTCGTCAATAAGCTAAGCATATCGTTGAGATGGCAtcgaaaacaaacaacaaagcAGCCATGTTCAGACCTGTACGTTTGCTGCCAGAGCTAGCCAAGCACGCAAGGTTCGAAATTAAAGCTGTTACAAAATACACGTTCTTGAAGGACTGTTGATCTTTTTTACCTTGTAAATTATGAAATGTGTGACCGCAGTTCTACATTCATTCCAAGCAATAAAAATGTAGCGCTAGAAGTACATAGAAGAAGAAGAATTGTTTCTCACTACATgcaatcatatttttttattgacctAGTTTGAATTATGTAAATTAGAAGTTTGTGATTGAGCCAACTATTTTATACGATACCACTAGAGAAAATTGTTTGGCAATAAGGTTAAACAAAATGATGTCAGAAACAATAAGAAAACAAGAATCGTCATACGTCATATGCAAATGTTCGCAATCACCAGAAAATTAACAGACATGTGACAAAACCTATTGCATTTCTTAGCCCCCCGATATTATTTATTTGAAGTTTTAAAACAGTGTGAGTAGAACTGAATTCtactttgaaagaaaaaaattgttctaaaaataggggaactgttccataaTTCATcccagcccatatattcatcttatacaacatgtaaacacaattaaaaacaggaaaaaaacgcatattttctagataaaccaatctgctaatccatggaatggattcttcttagttcactttaaatttctcataaagtagaattctCAAAAACTCACCCAAAAGCtctgaatttgatattatagtcgggcatctgcactcgaaaactcatttatttcaatcacatacatcagaaaacaaaaaccGCGCATTGCTCTATATATGATATGCTCAATATTGATTtatacttttttatttgccGATTATTGATGTCCGACGCCATTTAGAAATTTGATTGGCGACTGGCTCCTGCAAAGTTTTGTAGAACTaaggaaaatgtaaaaatactcCCCAATGTTATATTTTCGGAGGTGAGCTAGTGCCCAAAAAGTGAAAACTGATGTCCGATGCCGTTTGGTTTGTGAAAGTATTTCCAGAACTAGGATTATGACTTAAACTGAAAATTAATTTACACTTACAGTTTCGTTATTTTCGTATATAATATTTAACGCATTAGGTCAATTTCAAATACCCTTCAAAGAAATGATTTCTACTTCAAGTGACCCACATTAACGCTTGCTCACGTGTTGAAAAACGATCACCATTGTTTTTTATTCCGAAAGGAAATTACTCttcaagaactaaccaagttaAGTGTCTATCGTGACATCGACATGTTCTGGATTTccctatactgcctataatcgcataccagtcccatatggatttctatcgtttttgagttaattatcagattccatctatttcttgctttactatcgattaaggtaacaaaaaagtatgttttatttgaaaaagtcagaaaaaaatgtgaggtcaaattgtcccatccCAAAAATAATCGcctatcagtcccaccaaatgtttttcctgagtatggtccttgttttttcttcaatcctTATGACAAATATTTGGTgttgttttgacgtaggactacgtctatccgcactataccgagatacattccgcgaaaactaaaaccaagatgtaacgacggaatgaaagatttcaaacggttatactgatgtaaccacatgatggaccacaataatcgatatgtcgttggattgataaaatgatggacaattttgtgattcttcaattttcattatcacttcattgttaaacagtgaaaattgaataaaagtttcaaggtcgaattttcaccaacaatgtaccaatcatatgcgagcacgcctagcacagacttcatgaatagacaccaactgcctgcagtgatatcctgtatagcagtggcaaaaaaaaatttgacagaatctccccgtcccaataggtcaactaatgttagcttccatcagcctagactaaattgatgtcttgaaggtaaagctttttcggaaagttcgtaaccacctccactaccagacagttttacgttctgctgttaacaaatatgttaatgttaataaaactgatgtcttgaaggagaatatgatggcacaggcaacagtactgcaccgagtaatgtatgaacagagcgctggttactcgtcgtctatcagtacaggaaaacttgatattcatttttgtgcagtcaagctaagtgaaaactacattgccactgttgacgcacagtggggcgtggaacacaatcgaattgccgtttgaattgtcttcttctttttcttgttttgtatAGCAGCatatatcagaattcaatatgatttttcggatgtcgcaaaataggctgcgccgccggggacaacaaaatgcgttgtttatttttgagctctacactctgcctttttttagatttatttaaataactaaatataaggtatttaaaagacaatagaaaaccaaaatgctccgtacagatctttgaatatgtagttaaacgagctgtactgatgattatattttactagctaaatgaatttagtccaatatgacaatactagtagcatcacgcggtggcggtttagagaaaaaccaaattcatttcatcttgatattagagttccgacgttagtgtttgtatttttcaattgaatttttttttgaattagcatttgcaagaaaatattactttccataaccttacttgtaattggacaacgctatgcaaacattaattgctgaggctaatgttgtgcatcactctagcccagtttattttcgaagataacggacatataactttcaaatatggtatcttcgttgttccttggtatcttgaaactgatcaaatgaactgaaactgaaaaatgtttaaattgacctgaattgaatgttaacatgttcataaaattctatgtcaatttcaaattttctgtgaatatacattttctactaaaactgtaattcgttatcgatattttttccacgagcctgtaattacaggaaaaaaattcctgtgacatctttgccgctttgtgatcggtgagtgagccaacttcaacaagataaatagatatagaaggaagtttaatttctactaaatcgtactcaattaaatattttatagaaggttgccttttcgcgcattaaagaaaattcgctgtattagaatgaaaggtattcatcaatggtccagaaacccaATTAAGgggaaaatcaagtatctaacttttttatttttgtagatagaaaaccttgttttacaattttatagctccaataattttaagtaactttgtaaaataaagtttttttctaaaacattgctatagagctctagacccaaattttctcctaaatttggtttctggaccattgtgaatgttaaagagaatattttttgttctaagatagagtgctgcaaagaaataatcaaaatacagaccccgttcgattttggcaacacctcagaattttttctgttgccaaaatcgaaccatgccaataatgaacggtttttttcatgacttttttgactttttaaatggtcaaagacgaccttaacagtagaaatggccaccaatgaactagttttagttccaagtcgtttgaggtgtcgcttgatgaatttgggctgacgacctagatacttaatattaccaccggaaccaaaacacctttcttttggaagatgttgagcttaaattggttaaaataaatcaagcaaactacaaaagtaaaacgagctcaaatcaaacatagcttcgaaataaaattataaaattattgtagtcctacgtcaactatgcggtcgtgtcttggttaccaccctcctactatttttctagctttgtactgttgaaaaatcATCAGATAATTAATGAATGCAAGATTGTTTCAAATAATTCCAACACAAAAGCTATTTTTAAGTAGATACTAAAACTGCAACTTGTTTTGAAAGTTCGTTTCCGAAAGGTTATTGGTGAGACTGGTATCTGAAAAAGGCAGTTCTTtaatgaagaagttatgattaAGGTCTTTTTCATTACATTatatcgaaaaattaaaaaaaacaccctaaacaaaaaaaaaaaatacccaaaacaacaaaatatcttcaagcgctgttttctcaactcgatTTTCcaggtgggactgatatgcgattataggcagtatagagGTGAATCGAAATGGTGGATAACGCGATAATATCCTTATGAATATTCAAAAGTATAATTGTCGATTTCCAGGAACctataatttaattttatacaaATTTAGTTTGATTTGCTGAAGTACAAAGTTTGGATTTATATCACGTAGTGTTCGTAAAGCGAAACTACGACTCAGATAAGTTCTTTGGAAGTTATTAGAATGATGATAAATTCATTACCATTAAGTTGTAAGCTTTCTTCAGATAAATGGGTGGCTCCAGCAATGATTGGATAGTTTTTAAACTGATACATTCTATGATTAGTTTTGCACATTTCCGATCTGCAATCATGAAGTTCAAAATAGACGTTTCCTATTTATTTAATGACGCTGGCGATCGGAGCGTGGGTGTCATAGAGTAAATAATTATACATGATCTGAACTGCctcaatgtttattttgttttgcaagttcgcaCCCGAGTGGAGATGGTTTCTGCTGATGTATAACAAGCCTTTTCAacgatttatttcaattatgCCGACTCTACGTAATATGAAAAAAGATGGATTTTGTACAAACTGACTTAAGTAAACCAGtccgaaaaaaaatcgttgaatCTTCTCTGATGTATCTAGACTAGAGCAGTAATCAATAATTGAACGGACGCTAAAATCCGTTTTTGTTTCGGTTCATTCTGGTCCAGGAACAAAATTACCGCTATTAGAAAGCGTTATTATGGTGAGTACACCAATTACAAAACCTTGAACTGGTGTTAGAAATAGTCAGAAAATATTGAAACAATGTTAAACAAATGTTGCTGCTAAGTTTTACTGATTCATACAGTTAATGAAACTGAAGGTATAGCGCAGACAGTGGTAAATGTTAAATCGTGTTAACGTATTTGACCTGTGGACGACAAGTAAATGTTTGAATCTATTTCATAAATTCATAATCCGTAAATTCATCGTAGTAGTTGTGTGTGAATTTGTAGTGAAATATCTTCAGCAATTCGAGCCAATTTGACACACAAAAATGTAATGAAAGTTTCACATACAATTTCATATACAATCGCAAAGTTAAATGTAGGTTGTACTTATTTTGGTCGCAAGTGAACAGGTAAAGCGTAGAAAACTAACCACATAATTTATGTGCTCGTTTTGTACAAGAATGTGAtgataaaacagatgagtattcTATTGATTCTAATGTGTCAGGTTGTATTGGAGTATTTGACAGTAGTTTCGAAAATAACGACTGTCGGTTTGCGAAGCTACAGtagttgaaaacaaaacaaaacgaaactaCCCAATAATGAaagaaaattttattaaaagatGAACGGTACATtcaatttcatacaaaatgttgCTTAAAACAGTAACAAAACAGTAACAATTAAAAGTTTCTAGGATCTCTCATATATCATAAACTTAACCTCTATAGCATATACAATACATTGATGTGATACCTATTTACATGTGAATAATGACTGTAGCATAACAGACTTGTGTGTCGATATTTATTCCAAACCATTGCATTTTATTATTGATTATGTGGCTTTCTTTTTCTTCGGAAAATCTTGATCCCACACTAAAGGCAGTCCAATTTCCTCGCCACACTTGCTGTATCCTTCCAAGCCACACGGAACCCATCGGGGCATTTTTGATATCCGATCGTAGATATATGGTCCAgggctcttggtgtttttggtcTGTAATTGGAGGGTGTAACATAAGTTTTGTGCTTTAGAAAAAGACAGATCGCTACAACGTACTTGATTGTGTGCCACCAGTTTGTAATCTTTCGCCAGATAATCTTCCGCGACACCATGGGCAAGAAGGTGTTGCAGTGCAGAGTACTGCTTTTCATTTGGTTCGTATCTAATGTAGTCTCCCATGAAGCAAATGGCTAGTGTGCGGTTGGCGTAGGCGTTTGCTATATCCCATCCTCTGCCGACGTAAACAAAACCATCACCACCGagcttcaaaaattcaaaatagatTAGTTTTTGTTAATGATGATCTGAGCTCGGTTTGGAAGCAATTCAATTATGACTAACTCACGTAGAAATTGTTGGAAATGTCCGGTAAACCAATTTCGGCTACGGCTGCATCCTGAATTGTTCGCATTTTGATTGAGCATCTGTACATATCGAGGCAAGGCGCGGATTGTACACCAATGTGCGTGATAAGCACATACGGAATTGGTGGTGATAGTGGGTAACGACCGTGGACCTCTGGCTGGGCGCCCCAGTTTTGACGATCGATGACTAGATGACCGTTACCAAGGTTCGGAACTGCAATGATTAGTCTGGCATGGTTAGAAAGTATGAGAAGGTAAGTGCTGAACGCGGGCAGGTTACGTGAGTAAGATTTAAAATACTAACTAGTTCCCGAGGCATAGCTATTTCCAAAAAGAATCTCGGGCTGACTAGAAAGATTGCTTTTTTGGGTTTGTTGTATTATGAAATAAAGCGCTGTGGAGAATGCTATGATAGTGAGCAGGATGAGCGCTCCATACAGAAAATATCGCTCCTGTCGAAGGACGGTTGATTGCTCCGGTGAAGGTAATTTACGGTTTTGGTTGTTACGACCGGCTGAAACAAGAATGAATACATGGCCATTAGTTGCTTACTGTTGAAAAAACTGGCTATCAAAGTTTATTGTTCAGAAATAAGTTTTTCTCGAATAATAATTAGCCTAAAGTAATACCAAGGTATTTATTTACCTGGTAAGGCGtcttacacaaattacgtaacgcttgaaaggggggggggaggggggttaagtctgcgttacttattgttacatagcgGGGAGGGGGGGCTGGTTGAGCCCGTTACGTAACtgagatgtttgctcaaaattgcaaaattggaggggggacaggttgtccagcgttacgtaaattTAGGGGGGGAAGCATATCTAAcattacttatcgttacatatggAGGgcgggggtctgaaatctaggttttaagcgttacgtaatttgtgtacgacgcctaaagcCTATTTCACGGGTTATAGGGAAAATTTGAAGTCATTCTGCTTTAAAGCAGATCTAAACTGAATATCAATCAGAATAATTTTAAGATGACACATCCCTAAAAGGAATAACATGCCCTTATAATGTATTCATAAAGCCTTTAATTGGATTTTAATTCAAAACTCGAAAATTGTCACAAGTAGTACAAGTATGTACTGGAATTATTAATGTTtataaagtgaaaaaaattacatgTGATCAAAAGCTGAATTTTGTTACCCCAAAATGTAGGGGCCCGGGGGCCATGCTCCCCTGGATTCGCCTTTAAATCTGGTTATGGTTACAgtaatagataaaaaaataatacacaCATGTCACTATGATACACTTGGTATTATAGTTCCGTCATTTAAATACCAAGCGCGTTGTCGTATATAAGGGAACGTCGGCTcagtgcaacactggcacaactcaaaattttgcatttttgagtttttgatggcaaacgatgcgatATCCAGCTAAGTTTCATCCCACGGAACCTCGTTTCAAAATCCCCAAAAATTAATTACATctcagactaacagacataacactttgaaccaatttttttttaaattaagtggcaggcgatcagcgaaaGGTTGTGTATGTTGAGAATGGAA encodes:
- the LOC129723948 gene encoding peptidoglycan-recognition protein LA isoform X1, with the protein product MDPNADRQPPSSGSSLPESASNALMSIHPRYNSFHQHNGMPHLPENSYSQNSNSGPGSANNNNNNTVQPATTSVINLSNSSDVVIGPMTQYQGSVTIYQYMDATVEASRIASGRNNQNRKLPSPEQSTVLRQERYFLYGALILLTIIAFSTALYFIIQQTQKSNLSSQPEILFGNSYASGTIPNLGNGHLVIDRQNWGAQPEVHGRYPLSPPIPYVLITHIGVQSAPCLDMYRCSIKMRTIQDAAVAEIGLPDISNNFYLGGDGFVYVGRGWDIANAYANRTLAICFMGDYIRYEPNEKQYSALQHLLAHGVAEDYLAKDYKLVAHNQTKNTKSPGPYIYDRISKMPRWVPCGLEGYSKCGEEIGLPLVWDQDFPKKKKAT
- the LOC129723948 gene encoding peptidoglycan-recognition protein LA isoform X3, whose product is MKLLLKIHNKERHHSNLQRKRKYCHRRGSKSSTSSSAGRNNQNRKLPSPEQSTVLRQERYFLYGALILLTIIAFSTALYFIIQQTQKSNLSSQPEILFGNSYASGTIPNLGNGHLVIDRQNWGAQPEVHGRYPLSPPIPYVLITHIGVQSAPCLDMYRCSIKMRTIQDAAVAEIGLPDISNNFYLGGDGFVYVGRGWDIANAYANRTLAICFMGDYIRYEPNEKQYSALQHLLAHGVAEDYLAKDYKLVAHNQTKNTKSPGPYIYDRISKMPRWVPCGLEGYSKCGEEIGLPLVWDQDFPKKKKAT
- the LOC129723948 gene encoding peptidoglycan-recognition protein LA isoform X2; translation: MKLLLKIHNKERHHSNLQRKRKYCHRRGSKSSTSSSGDCSPPTATSARNSPFSTAASTTAATSCATARSGRNNQNRKLPSPEQSTVLRQERYFLYGALILLTIIAFSTALYFIIQQTQKSNLSSQPEILFGNSYASGTIPNLGNGHLVIDRQNWGAQPEVHGRYPLSPPIPYVLITHIGVQSAPCLDMYRCSIKMRTIQDAAVAEIGLPDISNNFYLGGDGFVYVGRGWDIANAYANRTLAICFMGDYIRYEPNEKQYSALQHLLAHGVAEDYLAKDYKLVAHNQTKNTKSPGPYIYDRISKMPRWVPCGLEGYSKCGEEIGLPLVWDQDFPKKKKAT